TGCCTGTCGAGGTGGCTATCTATTATGATTTTGGCACACGCGATGCTTACCCTTTCAGCGTCCGCCTCCAGATCGTAAAATTCCGGATAAGTAGCAGGGATTGGCGTCCGATCAGGAACGCCAACTTTCCGGATCAAGGCATAGGGGACGTATTTCCGAATATCGTCGCGGTATTGGTGGCCGGGTTCAATTTCGTACCCTCGGTAGTGAGCAACATTCATTTTTGACTCCTTTTGAGTCGGGTTGGAAACCATCCCATTATGTTGTCACGACCAAAAGTGATGATTAGTGAGAGTGATGGTTTGAGTTCCCGCCAGCGTCCATCACGGAGCCGCTGGCGCTCACATTGCCATCCACCTGCACATTCCCGCTGATCACCGCCGCCGAACCGGCCCCACCAGACATCGCCATCCCGCCTTGCCCCACCAGTTTGCCTTTCACCAGGACGTTGCCGGAGAACTCGGAATCCGGCGCGTCCACCGTCACTTTGCCCCCGGCCTGCAGCTGGATGTCCGCGCTGGCCTGCATCACCACCTTCTGTACGCCGGACACGGTCAGGGTGTGGCTGCCGCGGTCGTATTCCAGCAGCGCGCCGTCCTTGAACCGCACCATGAACTTGTCGCGGCTGGTGGTCGGCGGCGGGTCGGCTTCGGAGTAGATCGCGCCCAGGATCACGCCATCCTCGCCGTGGGCATCCAGCAGCACCGCCACTTGCTCGCCGTTGTCGTAGGACCAACAAGCTTGGTCGTCCTGGGTTTTCGGGTAGGCGATGGGCAGCCACATGGTGCGCATATTGTCCATGTCCGGCAGGCGCACGCGGGCGAAGCCAGGTTTGCTGG
This genomic window from Chromobacterium violaceum ATCC 12472 contains:
- a CDS encoding CV_2116 domain-containing protein, with protein sequence MVSNPTQKESKMNVAHYRGYEIEPGHQYRDDIRKYVPYALIRKVGVPDRTPIPATYPEFYDLEADAERVSIACAKIIIDSHLDRHDQGLADLG
- a CDS encoding phage baseplate assembly protein V, with the translated sequence MNETLDEFGATIKYGTVSASKPGFARVRLPDMDNMRTMWLPIAYPKTQDDQACWSYDNGEQVAVLLDAHGEDGVILGAIYSEADPPPTTSRDKFMVRFKDGALLEYDRGSHTLTVSGVQKVVMQASADIQLQAGGKVTVDAPDSEFSGNVLVKGKLVGQGGMAMSGGAGSAAVISGNVQVDGNVSASGSVMDAGGNSNHHSH